The Salinicoccus roseus genome window below encodes:
- a CDS encoding sulfite exporter TauE/SafE family protein has translation MEIAMFIMIILIASILQTSTGFGFSILATPFLLLIFEPAEAIQINLVLSLVISAALIRTIRQDIDYPVLRRFISGSVIGLFIGIGIFLIADIDGLKCVIGIIILTLTLLLLFKFRIARKRGRDFFAGGIAGSLTTSIGMPGPPLLLYFSGTDSLKEKVRGTTLAFYLFIYAVSLLIQVVFAGTGPVVWTASLWGLPLVFIGLYIGQMLFRYIILAATGIYLLLDSFGML, from the coding sequence ATGGAAATTGCCATGTTCATCATGATCATACTGATCGCTTCCATATTGCAGACGAGTACAGGGTTCGGCTTCTCGATATTGGCGACACCCTTTCTGCTGCTGATATTCGAACCTGCTGAAGCGATTCAGATCAATCTGGTCCTGTCCCTCGTCATTTCAGCTGCATTGATCCGGACCATCAGGCAGGACATCGACTATCCGGTACTCAGGCGTTTCATATCAGGCAGTGTCATCGGCCTTTTCATCGGAATAGGCATCTTTCTGATTGCGGACATCGATGGATTGAAGTGTGTCATCGGCATCATCATCCTTACATTGACGCTGCTTCTGCTCTTCAAGTTCCGTATAGCGAGGAAGAGGGGCAGGGATTTCTTCGCGGGAGGCATCGCAGGCTCCCTTACGACCAGCATCGGCATGCCTGGACCACCGCTGCTTCTGTACTTCTCAGGGACAGACAGCCTGAAGGAGAAGGTGAGGGGGACGACGCTCGCATTCTATCTCTTCATCTATGCAGTGAGCCTTCTCATCCAGGTCGTCTTTGCCGGTACCGGACCAGTCGTATGGACCGCAAGCCTATGGGGGCTGCCCCTGGTTTTTATTGGACTGTATATAGGCCAGATGCTCTTCAGATACATCATCCTGGCGGCTACAGGCATCTATCTCCTTCTCGATAGTTTCGGGATGCTTTAA
- a CDS encoding YitT family protein yields MIIKNRLERTNFEKVKAGLAPAFTMQTWMNILAVILGAFLFSIGVNLFMIPGNLGDGGVSGLAIIILYAFDISPAISTLVLNGLLLIIGFRFLSRRGMYYTIFAVVMMSVFLGITESWVVQTNEVMLNVIFGGLFLGLGNGLVIRIGATTAGSAILGRIAHKYLDVKITNAVLIFDLMVITLGLTVLTIEQVLLTVVAMYINVKVMDFMIEGMNPKKAITIISKNPEMLGKLINSEIGWGVTMMNGKGFYSREENDILYVVINKSKLTRLKRLIQKYDEEAFVVVNDVNSVLGSSFV; encoded by the coding sequence ATGATAATCAAAAATAGACTGGAAAGAACAAACTTTGAGAAGGTGAAAGCCGGCCTGGCGCCAGCATTTACAATGCAGACATGGATGAATATCCTGGCTGTCATATTGGGGGCCTTCCTCTTTTCCATCGGTGTGAATCTATTCATGATTCCAGGGAATCTCGGGGACGGAGGCGTATCGGGACTGGCCATCATAATCCTGTATGCGTTTGACATTTCTCCGGCCATCTCCACACTCGTATTGAACGGCCTGCTGCTTATTATTGGGTTCAGATTCCTCTCAAGACGCGGGATGTACTATACGATATTTGCAGTAGTCATGATGTCCGTATTCCTCGGCATTACGGAATCATGGGTAGTACAGACGAACGAAGTGATGCTCAATGTGATATTCGGCGGCCTGTTCCTCGGACTCGGCAATGGGCTCGTCATCCGAATCGGCGCAACCACAGCAGGTTCTGCGATACTCGGCAGGATCGCCCACAAGTATCTGGATGTGAAGATCACCAACGCCGTATTGATATTCGACCTCATGGTAATCACACTCGGCCTGACGGTACTTACAATCGAGCAGGTGCTGCTCACCGTTGTAGCCATGTACATCAACGTGAAGGTCATGGACTTCATGATAGAAGGTATGAATCCGAAGAAGGCCATCACCATCATCTCCAAAAATCCGGAGATGCTCGGCAAGCTGATCAACAGTGAAATCGGCTGGGGCGTCACAATGATGAATGGTAAAGGATTCTACTCCAGGGAAGAGAACGACATCCTTTATGTCGTCATCAATAAATCCAAGTTGACACGCCTCAAGCGTCTGATCCAAAAGTATGATGAAGAAGCATTCGTTGTAGTAAATGATGTGAACAGCGTACTTGGCAGTTCATTTGTATAG
- a CDS encoding SDR family oxidoreductase codes for MAKTIMITGAGSGLGKGTALGLAKEGHKVIAAVEIHPQITGLKEAAEKAGVDLEIFKMDITNPDDRERMKRYDYDVFVANAAVNEGGPIWEVPMSALRQLFEVNVFSTLETARIAAEHFVEKRQGKIVFMSSMAGTMASAYKGLYASSKHAVEAIAKSLRQEMEAFNVQVATINPGPFDTGFNDRAVEEKWEWFDSEKHHTSVENLKESEQGLDQQYDPQMMIDKMVEVIPKDHHKFRTAYPEDTAENMRKEEQDNWDIEI; via the coding sequence ATGGCTAAAACCATCATGATTACAGGTGCGGGTTCCGGACTCGGGAAGGGGACGGCGCTCGGATTGGCAAAAGAGGGACATAAGGTCATCGCCGCTGTAGAGATTCATCCGCAGATCACCGGCCTGAAGGAAGCGGCGGAAAAAGCCGGGGTGGACCTTGAAATCTTCAAGATGGACATCACAAACCCGGATGACCGGGAACGGATGAAGCGCTATGACTATGATGTATTCGTCGCGAATGCTGCAGTCAATGAAGGCGGCCCGATATGGGAAGTGCCGATGTCGGCGCTGAGGCAGCTGTTCGAGGTGAACGTCTTCAGTACGCTTGAAACAGCCCGTATCGCAGCAGAGCACTTCGTTGAAAAGCGTCAGGGCAAGATCGTCTTCATGTCCTCGATGGCCGGGACGATGGCTTCTGCCTATAAGGGACTCTATGCATCATCCAAGCATGCCGTAGAAGCCATCGCCAAATCGCTGAGGCAGGAGATGGAAGCATTCAATGTGCAGGTTGCGACGATCAACCCGGGACCATTCGATACCGGGTTCAATGACCGCGCCGTGGAAGAAAAGTGGGAATGGTTCGACTCGGAAAAGCACCATACTTCCGTTGAAAACCTGAAGGAGAGCGAGCAGGGACTCGACCAGCAGTATGATCCGCAGATGATGATCGACAAGATGGTGGAGGTCATTCCGAAGGACCACCACAAGTTCCGTACCGCATATCCTGAAGATACTGCCGAGAACATGCGCAAGGAAGAACAGGACAACTGGGATATCGAGATATAA
- a CDS encoding DUF554 domain-containing protein, whose product MLSLLGTAVNALAIIAGSFIGLFWRNINEDMKTTIIQGLSITVIVLGIDMALESNRIIIVVISIALGAMLGERWHIEERMNRFGIWLETKTGAKEGGVAAAFVTATLVYVVGAVGIVGALDSGLRGDHTVLFTKSLIDGIMSIFLTSALGIGIIFSAVPVFLFQSSITIFAAQIDRFIPPDLMDQFIIEITGAGGVMIIAIGLRLLGILNIRVANLLPAIPIIMLIVAVLYYWTPAI is encoded by the coding sequence ATGTTGTCACTTCTCGGTACTGCGGTCAACGCCCTGGCGATCATCGCGGGCAGCTTCATCGGCCTGTTCTGGCGCAACATCAATGAAGATATGAAGACCACCATCATCCAGGGGCTCTCGATCACAGTCATCGTCCTCGGCATCGACATGGCTCTGGAAAGCAATCGGATCATCATCGTTGTGATCAGCATCGCACTCGGTGCAATGCTCGGGGAGAGATGGCACATCGAGGAGCGGATGAACCGCTTCGGTATATGGCTCGAGACGAAGACCGGGGCAAAGGAAGGCGGTGTCGCGGCGGCTTTCGTCACGGCCACCCTAGTCTATGTAGTCGGTGCCGTCGGCATCGTCGGTGCCCTTGACAGCGGCCTCCGTGGCGACCATACGGTGCTCTTTACGAAGTCGCTGATCGATGGCATCATGTCCATCTTCCTGACTTCGGCACTCGGCATCGGCATCATCTTCTCCGCTGTTCCGGTATTCCTGTTCCAGAGTTCCATCACGATATTCGCCGCCCAGATCGACCGCTTCATCCCACCGGACCTGATGGATCAGTTCATCATCGAAATCACCGGTGCAGGCGGCGTCATGATCATTGCCATCGGCCTGAGGCTCCTCGGCATCCTGAACATCCGGGTGGCGAACCTGCTTCCAGCGATACCGATCATCATGCTGATTGTGGCCGTACTGTACTACTGGACACCCGCAATCTGA